In the genome of Chlamydia trachomatis A/HAR-13, one region contains:
- the glmS gene encoding glutamine--fructose-6-phosphate transaminase (isomerizing) yields MCGIFGYLGEKNAVPLVLEGLSKLEYRGYDSAGIATLVEGRLFVEKAVGPVSQLCSAVSSDIHSQAAIGHTRWATHGEPSRFNAHPHVDMDASCALVHNGIIENFQKLKEELEEQGVVFSSDTDTEVIVQLFARRYKETRDLIQSFSWTLKRLQGSFACALMHQDHPEVLLCAAHESPLILGLGEDEVFISSDIHAFLKYSGCTQTLASGELAVLRIGKSIETYNFELARIQKEVRCIDHTEDSLDKKGFDYYMLKELYEQPEVFERILHLTCEENGFTESFLKGFSLDEIQSLHIVACGSSYHAGYLAKYVIESIASIPVYVETASEFRYRQPYIAEHSLAILISQSGETADTLAALNEFRKLSKARVLGICNVRESALASRVDHCLFIEAGLEVGVASTKAFTAQLLLLILLGLRLANHRQVIAQEDLAQAIQGLKDLPNLTRLFLDSSIHDWRCRQIEETSFIFLGRRFMYPICMEAALKLKEIAYVEANAYPAGEMKHGPIALIREGTPVIVYCGDRSVYTKTIGAIMEVKARKAYVIALAPESNRDIAAVSDEQIYIPDSHDLAAPILFTIAGQIMAYTMALQRGTEVDRPRNLAKSVTVE; encoded by the coding sequence ATGTGTGGGATATTTGGATATTTAGGAGAAAAGAACGCTGTACCTTTAGTTTTGGAAGGGTTGTCTAAACTTGAGTATCGTGGTTATGACTCTGCAGGGATAGCAACTCTTGTTGAAGGCCGCTTGTTTGTAGAGAAGGCTGTAGGGCCTGTAAGCCAGTTATGTTCTGCTGTTTCTTCTGATATCCATTCTCAGGCAGCTATAGGCCATACGCGATGGGCTACACACGGAGAACCTTCCCGCTTTAATGCACATCCTCATGTAGATATGGATGCGAGTTGTGCTTTGGTGCATAATGGAATTATTGAGAATTTCCAAAAACTCAAAGAAGAACTGGAAGAGCAGGGCGTAGTATTTTCATCAGATACCGATACAGAGGTTATCGTACAACTTTTTGCAAGGCGTTACAAAGAGACAAGAGATTTAATTCAAAGTTTTTCGTGGACTCTCAAACGCTTACAGGGGAGTTTTGCTTGTGCTCTCATGCACCAAGATCATCCTGAAGTTTTATTATGTGCTGCTCATGAAAGTCCTCTCATCCTAGGATTAGGAGAAGATGAGGTTTTTATTTCTTCTGATATCCATGCTTTTTTAAAATATTCTGGCTGTACACAAACCTTGGCTTCAGGAGAACTAGCTGTTTTACGTATAGGGAAGTCTATCGAGACGTACAATTTTGAGTTAGCGCGTATCCAAAAGGAAGTGCGTTGCATAGACCATACAGAAGATTCTTTGGATAAAAAAGGGTTTGATTATTACATGCTCAAAGAGCTCTATGAGCAACCTGAAGTCTTTGAGCGTATCTTACATCTCACGTGTGAAGAGAACGGTTTTACAGAATCTTTTTTAAAAGGGTTCTCTTTGGACGAGATTCAGAGCTTGCATATTGTAGCTTGCGGCTCTTCTTATCATGCCGGCTATTTAGCCAAATATGTGATTGAATCTATCGCTTCCATTCCGGTATATGTAGAAACTGCTTCAGAGTTTCGTTATCGTCAGCCATATATAGCAGAGCATTCGCTAGCTATTCTCATCAGTCAGTCAGGAGAAACGGCAGATACGTTAGCCGCTCTTAATGAGTTCCGCAAGTTGAGCAAAGCACGTGTTCTCGGGATTTGTAATGTACGAGAGTCCGCTCTTGCTTCTCGAGTCGACCATTGTCTGTTTATTGAGGCGGGATTGGAAGTGGGAGTCGCTTCTACAAAGGCATTCACAGCTCAGCTGTTGCTGTTGATTCTTTTGGGTTTAAGGCTAGCAAACCATCGCCAAGTCATTGCTCAGGAAGACTTAGCGCAAGCAATACAAGGTCTGAAAGATTTGCCAAATTTGACAAGACTTTTCTTAGATAGTTCTATTCATGACTGGCGTTGCCGACAAATTGAGGAGACGAGTTTTATTTTCCTAGGGCGACGTTTTATGTATCCAATTTGCATGGAAGCAGCTTTAAAATTAAAAGAAATTGCTTACGTAGAAGCAAATGCTTACCCTGCAGGAGAAATGAAGCATGGGCCTATTGCTCTTATTAGAGAGGGGACTCCCGTGATTGTGTATTGTGGAGATCGCTCTGTATACACTAAAACTATAGGAGCGATCATGGAGGTGAAGGCTAGAAAGGCCTATGTGATCGCTCTTGCTCCGGAATCCAATCGGGATATCGCTGCTGTCTCCGACGAGCAGATCTATATCCCCGATAGCCACGACCTTGCTGCTCCTATCTTATTCACGATAGCAGGCCAGATCATGGCTTACACCATGGCTTTACAGAGAGGAACCGAAGTAGATAGACCTCGGAACTTGGCTAAATCTGTTACTGTAGAGTAA